From a region of the Alnus glutinosa chromosome 1, dhAlnGlut1.1, whole genome shotgun sequence genome:
- the LOC133865994 gene encoding pectinesterase inhibitor 12-like, whose translation MAIKHYTSFSLVFLATTTVLLVSHTHGHGLRTGKHDICQKADFKPLCRTVVKGLTDPRVALRSAIHQLIIQSRRAIRLADMHGKSDQYMDVCKESFDDALTSLRTSLKNLKNHDRASLNINLSAALSDYVTCDDAFSESGMGNPLGKIDALMSRMASNCLYLSSLVH comes from the coding sequence ATGGCTATCAAGCACTACACCTCTTTTTCACTAGTCTTTCTGGCAACGACCACCGTCCTCCTCGTCAGCCACACTCATGGTCATGGCCTCCGCACCGGCAAACATGACATTTGCCAAAAAGCTGACTTCAAGCCTCTTTGCCGTACAGTCGTGAAGGGACTGACCGACCCTCGTGTTGCCTTGCGGTCAGCCATTCACCAATTGATCATCCAGAGCCGTCGGGCAATAAGGTTGGCTGATATGCACGGGAAGTCCGACCAGTACATGGATGTTTGTAAAGAGAGCTTCGATGATGCCCTTACAAGCCTGCGCACGAGCTTAAAAAACCTCAAGAACCATGATCGGGCCAGCCTTAACATCAACCTTTCGGCGGCCTTATCTGACTACGTGACATGTGACGATGCATTCTCTGAATCTGGCATGGGCAATCCCCTTGGCAAAATTGATGCGCTCATGAGTCGCATGGCTAGCAATTGTTTGTATTTATCATCTCTGGTTCACTGA